A single window of Nocardia sp. NBC_01327 DNA harbors:
- the sigM gene encoding RNA polymerase sigma factor SigM → MSTAKNYEVATEPTTRSTATAVRTRKPRVAETTDRDLLAAHASGERHAFAELLRRHRDHLWQTALRASYTPEDAADSLQDALLSVHRGAGAFRGDAEVRSWLHRIVVNACLDRIRRNKLRCTVPLPDESLLEPRYARDDFASLEASLVIDAALFTLPAEQRTALVAVELEGLSIAEAAALLGVPAGTIKSRCARGRRRLEEHLHAMNT, encoded by the coding sequence TTGTCAACTGCGAAGAATTACGAGGTAGCGACCGAGCCGACCACTCGGTCCACAGCGACGGCCGTCCGGACCCGGAAACCCCGGGTCGCCGAGACCACCGATCGCGATCTCCTAGCCGCCCACGCCTCCGGCGAGCGGCACGCCTTCGCCGAACTATTACGGCGCCATCGCGATCACCTCTGGCAGACCGCGCTACGCGCCTCCTATACGCCCGAGGACGCCGCCGACTCGCTGCAGGACGCCCTGCTCTCCGTCCATCGCGGTGCGGGCGCCTTCCGCGGCGATGCCGAGGTGCGCAGCTGGTTGCACCGCATCGTGGTGAACGCGTGCCTCGATCGCATCCGTCGCAACAAACTGCGGTGCACGGTACCGTTACCGGACGAGTCGTTGCTCGAACCCCGTTATGCCCGCGACGATTTCGCGAGCCTGGAGGCAAGTCTTGTCATCGACGCAGCATTGTTCACGCTGCCCGCCGAACAGCGCACCGCACTCGTCGCGGTGGAGCTCGAAGGACTGTCGATCGCGGAAGCCGCAGCGCTGCTCGGAGTTCCGGCCGGAACCATCAAGAGCCGGTGCGCCCGCGGCCGGCGACGACTCGAAGAACATCTGCACGCGATGAACACCTGA
- the murJ gene encoding murein biosynthesis integral membrane protein MurJ, which yields MRYPESNPVPRHSQPLPRQARGGPTTREQQQVEKAENSNARLVRDSGSIAIATLVSRITGFGKQLLLLTVLGPAIASAFTVASTIPTMISELLLGAVLTAIVVPTLVRAEKEDPDGGSAFVRRLFTAAITILGIGTTLTLILAPILTTHVFLSNDGKVNTALTTALTFLLLPAVFFYGTSALMMAILNTHGVFKPGAWAPVLNNLVVLAVLIAYRLTPGEISLHPVRMGDTKLLVLGIGVTVGVAVQVLSLLPAIRREGIDLRPLWGVDARLRQFGGMAAAIMLYVLISQVGWTFATRVSSHVDIAGPAIYQNAWLLLQLPYGVLGVTLLTAIMPRLSRNAAADDTPAVVDDLGTATRLTMIALVPVVTFLTFAGPQIGRALYGYGHFGPGQAGRLGEAVSWSAFTLIPYALVLIHLRVFYAREQAWTPTWIILGITSVKIALSALAPMVVDERHVVIALGVANGLGFVSGAVIGGWLLHRSLGDLRMANVGHTITRVVGASLAAGVVMWTADKVMGLHRLSESFGGIGSLVRVALTAIIMFGVAFGLMRLAGIPEIVAITVAVSRRLGFTAPAPQMDLDGGPIDATTLLPKPDLRAAPYYYRFDPYLDAQTMVLPVIRPDAVDITGKGEFPYPVRQRSASAASGVPDDYNRPDEGSRAASDDGVYQAPGSAQTHRSPTYQGEGGTRVSDDAVSGVPAAESTAAAGGGLSTDAPPTPDEKIGKQSGKADSANRSTGRGDRGEPDELPDEGGAGPETGVYEAISPQMPPMRVEATKRIQRGPKLLPGASVAGGRYRLLAGHGGARGLKFWQALDVKLDREVALTFVDADQQDAENSGHDGPQAILSRTLRLGRINSPGLARVLDVVRGSSGGIVVAEWTPGRSLKEMADTVPSPIGAARAIRALAAAAELAHRGGGSLSIDHPDRVRISASGDAVLAFPGTLGDSDAQSDVRGLGAMLYALITAHWPIRVGGVTGTAATIGGLPLADFGPDGTPVEPRTIRPEVPFEISAVAVRSLESNKGVRTAATVQHVLEQASVVDQKTDLIPVLRLGQRPPSAPDETLADPELLAAEKERSQRMMWILVGLGVLAALVVGVIIWWLLSVFAPGSSEAPLNEQRNIGLTTSSPIPTSPGAPVPTGGAAQGVPVPVTGAMVFSPEGTPDGVGSIGAVLDNNPVTVWRTDAYFQQFPALKKGVGIMTTLGSPSKLTKVIIDSPTPGTVVEIRTSPTASPTLDQTQLIGSATLGNGTTEIAVQADQPARYVLVWITALAQNGGQYQTSIGEVRYEAAP from the coding sequence ATGCGCTACCCGGAGTCGAATCCGGTACCGCGGCACTCGCAACCACTGCCCAGGCAGGCGCGCGGCGGACCGACCACGCGGGAACAGCAGCAGGTCGAGAAGGCCGAGAACTCGAACGCCAGACTGGTCCGGGACTCCGGATCCATCGCGATCGCGACCCTGGTCAGCCGCATCACCGGCTTCGGCAAACAGCTACTGCTGCTGACCGTGCTCGGGCCGGCCATCGCCAGCGCGTTCACCGTGGCCAGCACCATCCCGACCATGATCTCCGAGCTGCTGCTCGGCGCGGTCCTCACCGCCATCGTGGTGCCGACCCTGGTGCGCGCGGAGAAAGAGGACCCCGACGGCGGCAGCGCCTTCGTCCGGCGGCTGTTCACCGCCGCGATCACCATCCTCGGCATCGGCACCACACTCACCCTGATACTCGCGCCCATCCTGACCACGCACGTCTTCCTCTCGAACGACGGCAAGGTCAATACCGCGCTCACCACCGCACTGACCTTCCTGCTGCTGCCCGCGGTGTTCTTCTACGGCACCTCCGCGCTGATGATGGCCATCCTGAATACGCACGGGGTGTTCAAACCCGGTGCGTGGGCGCCGGTGCTCAACAACCTCGTGGTGCTGGCCGTGCTCATCGCCTACCGGCTCACACCCGGTGAGATCAGCCTGCATCCGGTCCGCATGGGCGATACGAAACTGCTGGTCCTCGGCATCGGCGTGACCGTCGGCGTCGCGGTCCAGGTGCTCAGCCTGCTGCCCGCCATCCGCCGCGAAGGAATCGACCTGCGGCCGCTGTGGGGTGTGGACGCCCGGCTCCGGCAGTTCGGCGGCATGGCCGCGGCCATCATGCTGTACGTGCTGATCAGCCAGGTCGGCTGGACCTTCGCGACCCGCGTGTCCTCGCATGTGGACATCGCCGGTCCGGCCATCTACCAAAATGCCTGGCTGCTGCTGCAATTGCCGTACGGCGTACTCGGCGTGACCCTGCTGACCGCGATCATGCCGCGGCTGAGCCGCAATGCCGCCGCCGACGACACTCCGGCCGTGGTCGACGATCTCGGCACCGCCACGCGACTCACCATGATCGCGCTCGTTCCGGTCGTCACCTTCCTGACCTTCGCCGGACCGCAGATCGGCCGCGCCCTCTACGGCTACGGGCACTTCGGACCCGGACAGGCCGGGCGGCTCGGCGAGGCCGTGTCCTGGTCGGCCTTCACGCTGATCCCGTACGCGCTGGTGCTGATCCACCTGCGCGTCTTCTACGCCCGCGAACAGGCCTGGACGCCGACCTGGATCATCCTCGGCATCACCAGCGTGAAGATCGCGCTCTCGGCGCTCGCGCCGATGGTCGTCGACGAACGCCACGTGGTGATCGCGCTCGGTGTCGCCAACGGGCTCGGCTTCGTCTCCGGCGCGGTGATCGGCGGCTGGCTGCTGCATCGCAGCCTCGGCGATCTGCGCATGGCCAATGTCGGGCACACCATCACCCGCGTCGTGGGGGCCTCGCTGGCCGCCGGCGTGGTCATGTGGACCGCCGACAAAGTCATGGGGCTGCACCGGCTTTCGGAGTCCTTCGGCGGCATCGGATCGCTGGTGCGGGTCGCCCTCACCGCGATCATCATGTTCGGCGTCGCCTTCGGCCTCATGCGCCTGGCCGGCATCCCCGAAATCGTCGCCATCACGGTGGCCGTGTCGCGGCGCCTCGGCTTCACGGCACCGGCGCCGCAGATGGATCTCGACGGCGGGCCGATCGACGCGACCACGCTGCTCCCCAAGCCGGATCTGCGCGCCGCGCCGTACTACTACCGGTTCGACCCGTACCTCGACGCGCAGACAATGGTGCTGCCCGTTATCCGACCCGATGCGGTTGACATCACCGGCAAGGGTGAGTTCCCGTACCCTGTTCGGCAGAGAAGCGCAAGCGCCGCATCCGGTGTTCCAGACGACTACAACAGGCCGGATGAGGGCTCTCGCGCGGCCTCGGACGACGGCGTCTACCAGGCACCGGGTTCGGCCCAGACACATCGGTCTCCGACATACCAGGGCGAAGGAGGAACGAGGGTGAGCGACGACGCGGTGAGCGGCGTCCCGGCCGCCGAATCCACAGCGGCAGCGGGCGGTGGGCTCTCCACGGATGCGCCCCCGACTCCGGACGAAAAGATCGGAAAGCAGAGCGGCAAAGCCGATTCCGCCAACCGATCCACCGGACGTGGCGACCGAGGCGAACCGGACGAACTACCGGACGAAGGTGGCGCAGGCCCCGAAACCGGCGTCTACGAGGCGATCTCGCCTCAGATGCCGCCCATGCGGGTGGAGGCCACCAAGCGCATCCAGCGCGGCCCCAAACTGCTGCCCGGCGCGTCCGTCGCGGGCGGCCGCTACCGGCTGCTCGCCGGCCACGGCGGTGCGCGCGGCCTGAAATTCTGGCAGGCGCTGGATGTGAAGCTCGACCGCGAGGTCGCGCTCACCTTCGTCGACGCCGACCAGCAGGACGCCGAGAACTCCGGACACGATGGGCCGCAGGCGATCCTGTCGCGCACCCTGCGACTCGGGCGCATCAACTCGCCCGGCCTCGCCCGTGTGCTCGATGTGGTCCGCGGCTCCTCCGGCGGCATCGTCGTCGCCGAATGGACGCCCGGCCGCTCGCTCAAGGAGATGGCCGACACGGTGCCGTCCCCGATAGGAGCGGCGCGCGCCATCCGGGCGCTCGCGGCGGCGGCCGAACTGGCACACCGCGGCGGCGGCTCGCTGTCCATCGATCACCCGGATCGGGTGCGCATCAGCGCCTCCGGTGACGCGGTGCTCGCCTTCCCCGGCACGCTCGGCGATTCCGACGCGCAATCGGATGTCCGCGGGCTCGGGGCCATGCTGTACGCGCTCATCACGGCGCACTGGCCGATTCGCGTCGGCGGCGTCACCGGTACCGCGGCGACCATCGGCGGACTGCCGCTGGCCGATTTCGGGCCGGACGGAACTCCGGTGGAGCCCAGGACCATTCGGCCCGAGGTGCCCTTCGAGATCTCCGCGGTCGCGGTGCGCTCGCTGGAATCCAACAAGGGTGTGCGCACCGCCGCCACGGTTCAGCACGTGCTGGAGCAGGCGTCGGTCGTCGACCAGAAGACCGACCTCATCCCGGTGCTCAGACTCGGCCAGCGGCCGCCCTCGGCGCCGGACGAGACCCTCGCCGATCCGGAACTGCTCGCCGCCGAGAAGGAACGCTCGCAGCGGATGATGTGGATCCTGGTCGGACTCGGCGTGCTGGCCGCGCTGGTGGTCGGCGTCATCATCTGGTGGCTGCTGAGCGTGTTCGCGCCCGGCAGTTCCGAAGCGCCGCTGAACGAACAGCGCAATATCGGTCTCACGACGTCCAGCCCGATACCGACCTCGCCGGGGGCTCCCGTGCCCACCGGCGGTGCGGCGCAGGGTGTTCCGGTACCGGTCACCGGCGCCATGGTGTTCTCGCCCGAGGGCACCCCGGACGGTGTGGGCAGCATCGGGGCCGTGCTGGACAACAACCCCGTCACGGTGTGGCGGACCGACGCGTACTTCCAGCAGTTCCCCGCCCTCAAGAAGGGGGTGGGGATCATGACGACGCTCGGCAGCCCCAGCAAGCTGACCAAGGTGATCATCGATTCGCCGACGCCGGGCACCGTGGTCGAGATCCGCACCTCGCCCACGGCGTCGCCGACGCTTGATCAGACCCAGCTCATCGGGTCGGCGACGCTCGGCAACGGGACCACCGAGATCGCGGTGCAGGCCGACCAGCCCGCCCGCTACGTGCTGGTGTGGATCACCGCGCTGGCGCAGAACGGCGGGCAGTACCAGACCTCCATCGGTGAGGTGCGCTACGAGGCCGCACCGTAG
- a CDS encoding NUDIX hydrolase codes for MSPADRANSRRRQPRRRGSAGSAAKPRMRTVRETSAGGLVVDGLDGPREKRCAALIGRTDRRGRLLWSLPKGHIEEGETAEQTAIREVAEETGINGSVVAELGSIDYWFVTEGRRVHKTVHHYLMRFLDGELSDADVEVTKVAWVPLSELDSRLAYADERRLAEVANRLIDRMENGRQ; via the coding sequence GTGTCTCCGGCCGATCGCGCGAACAGTCGACGCCGCCAGCCCCGGCGCCGTGGTTCGGCCGGTAGTGCGGCGAAACCTCGCATGCGCACGGTGCGGGAGACCTCTGCCGGTGGGCTGGTTGTCGATGGGCTGGACGGGCCGCGTGAGAAGCGGTGTGCCGCACTGATCGGGCGGACCGATCGGCGCGGGCGGTTGCTGTGGTCGCTACCCAAGGGGCATATCGAAGAGGGCGAAACCGCTGAGCAGACGGCTATTCGCGAGGTTGCCGAGGAGACCGGCATCAATGGCAGCGTGGTCGCCGAACTGGGCAGTATCGACTACTGGTTCGTGACCGAGGGCCGGCGGGTACACAAGACCGTGCACCACTATCTGATGCGATTTCTCGACGGCGAACTCTCCGATGCCGATGTCGAAGTCACCAAGGTGGCCTGGGTTCCCTTGAGCGAACTCGATTCCCGGCTCGCCTACGCTGACGAACGGAGGCTGGCGGAGGTCGCGAACCGGCTGATCGACCGGATGGAGAACGGCAGACAATGA
- a CDS encoding DUF6049 family protein — translation MTRAGSGRPGQDTAALHRWILSFVAVVVAVLTVCPSAATAQPSGSGSGAAPTGPKFLKLSLDSVTPTAITASSDPYFVVSGTITNIGDRPVDDVSVRIQRAAAVTTPSGLRSTLRLDQNSYDVAGEFQDVADRLDTGQRKQFSLTVALRSAAELPSGISSIDITAPGIYPLLLNVNGAPSYGGQARLDDARFLLPVLGVPIATPDPMKRTVTPTVPAVPDAPPVATTMLWPLADRPRLVAGATGSVQGSAMLTDDDLASSLASGGRLDQLLSALETALKPDGGHDRKLTSALCLAVDPDLLLTVSDMTDGYRVLASPSDPDGTTRAGTGAHAAKAWLDRLRTLAPTMCVVALPFAQVDPTALAAAGDETLSDRALNAPADLVDSLLSVKSVRGVALPDSGTLDTDGAGLLAHHGYTTAVLADNAVAASDGRSNISSAKSPGGAVESVNPDMVQLSGITLPTAGGDAPGGPEMHAATFDIWSATALAAIGSHPPTPPFTPDRVRYDVTNDSRAARLQDALGAVAWTALNPQAGRPRSAVLMPPQQWGANRDEATAVLGQLDLLFRNNLAAPRSFAELLAQQPDPQPYDLDYLPAAADEAVPDHFAEPVRQQAHNITELMGALVDQPQQELTPRTFLTPLRDDLIRVLTMSDRRAGAAAADTTAQRRLDQTSRTIDDLFHSVTVLPPGGVYTLASEQSPLLLVARNDLPVAIRIKFRIDAPTETNIKDIGEQQLPAKGTRSFQIPTEVSDSRNLVIPIALTTPDGTPLGNAVSVSVRSNAYGRVLAIITASAGALLLLLAGRRLWHRFRGQSDPADEGFDPEKRRRVNKYLRARKRKLRDENQEAR, via the coding sequence ATGACGCGTGCGGGGTCTGGGCGTCCTGGGCAAGACACCGCGGCGCTGCACCGCTGGATCCTGTCGTTCGTCGCGGTGGTGGTCGCCGTGCTGACGGTATGTCCGTCCGCTGCGACGGCACAGCCGTCCGGCAGCGGCTCCGGCGCGGCGCCGACCGGACCGAAATTTCTGAAACTGTCCCTGGATTCGGTGACGCCGACGGCGATCACCGCCAGCAGCGACCCCTATTTCGTGGTGTCCGGCACCATCACCAATATCGGTGACCGGCCGGTCGACGATGTCAGCGTGCGCATTCAGCGCGCCGCCGCCGTCACCACGCCGAGCGGATTGCGGTCCACGCTGCGGCTGGACCAGAACAGCTACGACGTCGCGGGCGAATTCCAGGATGTCGCAGACCGTTTGGACACCGGACAGCGAAAGCAGTTCAGCCTCACGGTCGCACTGCGCTCGGCGGCCGAATTGCCCAGCGGGATCTCCTCGATCGATATCACCGCGCCCGGCATCTATCCCCTGCTGCTGAACGTCAACGGCGCACCCAGCTACGGCGGTCAGGCGCGGCTCGACGACGCGCGCTTCCTGCTGCCCGTGCTCGGCGTCCCCATCGCCACCCCCGACCCGATGAAACGCACTGTCACGCCGACGGTTCCGGCCGTCCCGGACGCGCCGCCGGTCGCCACCACCATGTTGTGGCCACTGGCCGACCGGCCGCGCCTGGTCGCCGGTGCGACCGGGTCCGTACAGGGGTCCGCCATGCTCACCGATGACGATCTGGCGTCCTCGCTGGCCAGCGGCGGGCGGCTCGATCAATTGCTGTCCGCGCTGGAGACCGCGCTCAAACCCGATGGCGGGCACGACCGCAAACTCACCAGCGCGCTGTGCCTGGCCGTCGATCCGGATCTGCTGCTCACCGTCTCCGATATGACGGACGGCTACCGGGTGCTGGCCAGTCCGTCCGATCCGGACGGCACCACCCGGGCCGGCACCGGCGCGCACGCGGCCAAGGCCTGGCTGGACCGGCTGCGCACGCTGGCGCCCACCATGTGCGTGGTCGCGCTGCCGTTCGCGCAGGTCGATCCCACCGCGCTGGCCGCCGCCGGGGACGAGACGCTCTCGGATCGAGCCCTCAACGCGCCTGCCGACCTGGTGGATTCGCTGCTGTCGGTGAAATCCGTGCGCGGCGTGGCACTGCCGGACTCCGGAACCCTCGACACCGACGGTGCGGGCCTGCTCGCGCACCACGGCTACACCACCGCTGTGCTCGCCGACAATGCCGTGGCGGCCTCCGACGGGCGCAGCAATATCTCCAGTGCAAAAAGCCCGGGCGGCGCAGTCGAATCGGTGAATCCGGATATGGTGCAGCTGTCGGGGATCACCCTGCCCACCGCCGGCGGCGATGCACCCGGCGGCCCCGAAATGCATGCCGCCACCTTCGATATCTGGTCGGCCACCGCCCTCGCCGCCATCGGCTCGCATCCGCCGACCCCGCCGTTCACCCCGGACCGGGTCCGCTACGACGTCACCAACGACTCCCGCGCCGCCCGGCTGCAGGACGCGCTCGGCGCGGTCGCCTGGACGGCCCTGAACCCGCAGGCCGGACGGCCGCGCTCCGCGGTGCTCATGCCGCCGCAGCAGTGGGGCGCCAACCGGGACGAGGCCACCGCGGTGCTCGGACAGCTCGACCTGCTCTTCCGCAATAATCTGGCCGCACCGCGCTCCTTCGCCGAACTGCTGGCGCAGCAACCGGATCCGCAGCCCTACGACCTGGACTACCTGCCCGCCGCCGCGGACGAGGCCGTGCCCGACCACTTCGCCGAACCGGTCCGGCAGCAGGCGCACAACATCACCGAGCTCATGGGCGCCCTGGTCGACCAGCCGCAGCAGGAACTCACCCCGCGCACCTTCCTCACCCCGCTGCGCGACGACCTCATCCGGGTGCTGACCATGTCCGACCGCCGCGCCGGGGCCGCCGCGGCCGACACCACCGCGCAGCGCCGCCTCGACCAGACCAGCCGCACCATCGACGACCTGTTCCATTCGGTGACCGTGCTGCCGCCGGGCGGCGTCTACACCCTCGCCTCCGAACAGAGCCCGCTACTGCTGGTCGCCCGCAACGATCTGCCGGTCGCCATCCGCATCAAATTCCGCATCGACGCGCCGACCGAGACAAATATCAAAGACATCGGTGAACAACAGCTTCCGGCCAAGGGCACCCGGTCCTTCCAGATCCCGACCGAAGTGTCCGACAGCCGAAACCTGGTGATACCCATTGCCCTTACCACACCCGACGGGACGCCGCTCGGCAATGCGGTATCGGTATCCGTGCGGTCCAACGCCTACGGTCGAGTGTTGGCGATAATTACCGCAAGCGCCGGAGCACTGCTGCTCCTGCTGGCGGGTCGCCGGCTCTGGCACCGCTTCCGCGGGCAGTCGGATCCGGCGGACGAAGGCTTCGATCCGGAGAAGCGACGCCGGGTGAACAAGTACCTGCGCGCCCGGAAACGCAAGCTGCGAGACGAGAACCAGGAGGCCCGGTGA
- the trxA gene encoding thioredoxin — translation MSDAKTTATKTVTDATFAQDVLASDKPVLVDFWASWCGPCKMVAPVLEEIAATHSDSLTIAKVDADANPEASKDYGILSLPTMVLFQGGKEIKRIVGAKGKAALLRELEGVI, via the coding sequence ATGTCGGACGCCAAGACCACCGCCACGAAGACCGTCACCGACGCCACCTTCGCCCAGGACGTGCTGGCCAGCGACAAGCCCGTCCTGGTCGACTTCTGGGCCTCCTGGTGCGGCCCGTGCAAGATGGTCGCCCCGGTGCTCGAGGAGATCGCCGCCACCCACTCCGACAGCCTGACCATCGCCAAGGTCGACGCGGACGCGAATCCGGAGGCCTCGAAGGACTACGGCATTCTGTCGTTGCCTACCATGGTGCTGTTCCAAGGGGGCAAGGAGATCAAGCGGATCGTCGGCGCAAAGGGCAAAGCGGCCCTTCTGCGCGAACTCGAGGGTGTTATCTGA
- a CDS encoding CCA tRNA nucleotidyltransferase, translated as MVSPKSEEASSVDRRTRLLASAAITVGRLSEVLTPLGELFAQHGHELYLVGGTVRDAVLGRLGTDLDFTTDARPDVVQDLMRGWADHLWDTGGLAFGTVSASKLGQQLEITTFRADNYDRVSRNPEVTFGDTLEADLVRRDFRVNAMAVRIGELGELEFVDPLNGMADLLEGVLDTPALPQDSFQDDPLRMLRGARFVSQLGFRLAPRVRDAIAEMAPEIDRITAERVHTELDKLIAGDHPTEGIDIMVETGLAERVLPELPAMKLEIDEHHQHKDVYEHSLTVLRQAIDQEEGDPDLVLRWAALLHDIGKPPTKKNEPGGGVSFHHHEVVGAKMVRKRMRALKYPKQFTEDVARLVYLHLRFHGYGKGQWTDSAVRRYVTDGAELLPRLHKLVRADCTTRNKRRAAQLRSTYDDLEARIVVLQEQEDLDRVRPDLDGNAIMELLGIQPGPDVGKAWKFLKELRLDRGPLPREEAEAALVEWWQAKK; from the coding sequence GTGGTTTCGCCGAAGTCCGAGGAAGCAAGCAGCGTGGATCGTCGTACCCGATTGCTGGCCTCGGCGGCGATCACCGTGGGACGGCTGTCGGAGGTTCTGACCCCGCTGGGTGAGTTGTTCGCCCAGCACGGTCACGAGCTGTATCTGGTGGGCGGCACGGTGCGTGACGCCGTGCTGGGCCGGTTGGGTACGGATCTGGATTTCACCACCGATGCCCGGCCCGATGTGGTGCAGGACTTGATGCGCGGCTGGGCCGATCATCTGTGGGATACCGGCGGGCTGGCGTTCGGCACGGTGAGCGCGTCCAAGCTGGGCCAGCAGTTGGAGATCACCACGTTCCGCGCCGACAATTACGACCGGGTCTCGCGCAATCCGGAGGTCACCTTCGGCGATACGCTCGAGGCCGATCTGGTGCGCCGCGATTTCCGGGTGAATGCCATGGCCGTGCGCATCGGCGAGCTCGGTGAGCTGGAGTTCGTGGATCCGCTGAACGGTATGGCGGATCTGCTCGAGGGTGTGCTCGATACGCCTGCGCTGCCGCAGGATTCGTTCCAGGACGATCCGCTGCGCATGCTGCGGGGCGCCCGTTTCGTCTCGCAGCTGGGTTTCCGGCTGGCCCCGCGGGTGCGGGACGCCATTGCCGAGATGGCCCCGGAGATCGACCGCATCACCGCCGAGCGGGTGCACACCGAGCTGGACAAGCTGATCGCCGGTGATCACCCGACCGAGGGCATCGACATCATGGTCGAGACCGGCCTGGCGGAGCGGGTGCTGCCCGAACTGCCCGCCATGAAGCTGGAGATCGACGAGCACCACCAGCACAAGGACGTCTACGAGCATTCGCTGACGGTGCTGCGCCAGGCCATCGATCAGGAGGAGGGCGATCCGGACCTGGTGCTGCGCTGGGCCGCCCTGCTGCACGACATCGGCAAGCCGCCCACCAAGAAGAACGAGCCCGGCGGCGGCGTGAGCTTCCACCACCACGAGGTGGTCGGCGCGAAAATGGTGCGAAAGCGCATGCGCGCCTTGAAGTATCCGAAGCAGTTCACCGAGGATGTCGCGCGCCTGGTCTACCTGCACCTGCGCTTCCACGGTTACGGCAAGGGCCAGTGGACCGATTCGGCCGTCCGCCGCTACGTCACCGACGGCGCCGAACTGCTCCCCCGCCTGCACAAACTGGTCCGCGCCGACTGCACCACCCGCAACAAGCGCCGCGCCGCCCAGCTCCGCTCCACCTACGACGATCTGGAAGCCCGCATCGTCGTCCTCCAGGAGCAGGAGGACCTCGACCGCGTCCGCCCCGACCTGGACGGCAACGCGATCATGGAACTGCTCGGCATCCAGCCCGGCCCCGACGTCGGCAAGGCCTGGAAGTTCCTGAAGGAACTTCGCCTGGACCGCGGCCCCCTTCCTCGCGAGGAAGCCGAAGCGGCACTCGTCGAATGGTGGCAGGCTAAAAAATAA
- the trxB gene encoding thioredoxin-disulfide reductase, with product MSTAVRDLIIVGSGPAGYTAAVYAARAELQPILFEGTQFGGALMTTTEVENFPGFRGGIMGPDLMEEMREQAKRFGTDIRTEDVDELDLSGPIKKVTVGGEVFEAYAVILAMGSAARYLNIPGEQDLLGRGVSACATCDGFFFKGQDIVVVGGGDSAMEEATFLTKFASSVTIIHRREEFRASRIMLERAKANEKIRFLLNSEVTAVHGDSAVTSLSIRDTRTGETSELPATGLFVAIGHDPRSELVRGQVELDGEGYVQVDGQSTFTSLPGVFAAGDLVDHTYRQAITAAGTGCRAAIDAERWLADQGDITSNTLDHAGHSVESNSAVISN from the coding sequence TTGAGTACCGCTGTTCGCGACCTGATCATCGTCGGTTCCGGACCGGCCGGATACACGGCGGCTGTGTACGCGGCGCGTGCGGAACTCCAGCCGATCCTCTTCGAAGGCACCCAGTTCGGCGGCGCCCTCATGACCACCACCGAGGTCGAGAACTTCCCCGGCTTCCGCGGCGGCATCATGGGCCCGGATCTGATGGAGGAGATGCGCGAGCAGGCCAAGCGCTTCGGCACGGACATCCGCACCGAGGACGTGGACGAGCTCGACCTCTCCGGTCCGATCAAGAAGGTCACCGTCGGCGGTGAGGTTTTCGAGGCCTACGCCGTGATCCTCGCCATGGGTTCGGCGGCCCGCTACCTGAACATCCCCGGTGAGCAGGACCTGCTCGGCCGCGGCGTCAGCGCCTGCGCCACCTGCGACGGCTTCTTCTTCAAGGGCCAGGACATCGTGGTGGTCGGCGGCGGCGACTCGGCCATGGAGGAGGCCACCTTCCTCACCAAGTTCGCCTCCAGCGTCACCATCATCCACCGCCGCGAAGAGTTCCGGGCCTCCCGCATCATGCTGGAGCGGGCCAAGGCGAACGAGAAGATCCGTTTCCTGCTCAACTCCGAAGTGACTGCGGTGCACGGTGATTCGGCTGTCACCAGCCTGAGCATTCGCGACACCCGCACCGGCGAGACCTCGGAGCTGCCGGCCACCGGCCTGTTCGTCGCCATCGGCCACGACCCGCGCAGCGAATTGGTGCGCGGCCAGGTCGAACTGGACGGCGAGGGCTATGTCCAGGTCGACGGCCAGTCCACCTTCACCTCGCTGCCCGGCGTCTTCGCCGCGGGCGACCTGGTGGACCACACCTACCGGCAGGCCATCACCGCCGCCGGAACCGGCTGCCGCGCGGCCATCGACGCCGAGCGCTGGCTCGCGGACCAGGGCGACATCACCAGCAACACACTCGATCACGCCGGTCACTCGGTGGAATCGAACTCTGCGGTCATCAGTAACTAG